CTACGAAATCTATTTCACCGTACGGTTTTCCCACTCCTCTGTTGGCCAACTCAATTGAGTGGAGAACCGTCCATCCCTTCGTATCAGGGTCATTCTTGAGCTTGTCAAAAACTTCGCGCTCAGAACTGTTGGTATCATCGACAATACTTGGAGGAATCATCTTAGCCATTTATTTTGCTCCTTCCTTTTGCACAAGCGAATTTGCCAACTTGGAAAATTCTTCAAATGAATTGAAATGAAGAGGGGTTTGTCCATTATTGTTTTTAACCTCTGCATTAGCTCCGTTTTCAATCAGAAAAGATGCCAGTTCCATATTTCCTAAAGATAAAGCGTCGTGAAGAGGAGTGTCGCCGTCTTCATCCTTAGAGTTTATGTCAGCCCCCCGTTCAACCAGAAGGGATACTATTTCCATTTTTGCTGCGCGCGAAGCCAAGTGGATTGAAGTATCGCCATTTTTATTCTTAGCGTTTAGGCGGGCTCCTTTGTCAATTAGAAGCGACACTATCTCTACTGTTCCTTCAAGTGAAGCTAGGTGAAGAGGAGTGTTGCCATCTTTATCTCGGGTGTTTACATCAGCACTTTTCTCAATAAGGGAAGACACCTGTTCCGCATCTCCCACCAGTAAACAGTCATGAAGAGCGGTACTATTTTTATTCTCAGTATAAGTGCTTTCAGTATTTATGTCCCTGATTTCTTCCTCAACATCCTCCCGTAAAAACGGAAAATCCGAAGCGGAATAAAAAACCGCAACTATGCACATTCCCCTGAAATCAGGGAAAACAGCCTCAATCCTCTCGCCCTGTACACTCTTTACTGTTCCTTCGCCGAAAAACTCGTGCCTGACCCCGTGACCGCAGGCAAGTTCCGCTACCGTGAATTCTCTTCTCTGTATTTTTTCAGATGAAGAAAACCTTTTATCAGCAAACCCTCCACTCCTGATGTAAACAGCTCGCTTGGAAGAAATATCATTAACAAAAACCGAAGGGGAATGGCAACTTATGCACAGTATTTTCTCCGCCCTAGTCACCGCAACATAAAAAAGCCTTCTCTCCTCCTCAAGCCCCTCAGGAGATGATGCTGATCTATGGTCTGGAAACCGTCCGTCGTTCACTCCGACTACAAATACTATCGGAAACTCAAGCCCTTTTGCCGCATGAACCGTCATTAGAGAAACTTTCTCTCCTTCAGCTTTCACATTATCTTCATCTGTCGATAGAGAAAGACTATCAATAAAATCTAGAGTAGATGATTCCCCATGCTCATTAGCAACTTTTAAAAGCTCTTTTACATTTTCGACCCTGTCTTCCTGTTTTCCAAGATAGTTCAAGTAGTTGGTCATATGCAACAGTTTGTTTATGACTTGCGAAGCGGATTTTTTCTGAGCTTCCAACCGGAGAGTATTTATAATGTCCGCAAATTTCGCCAGTTTTTCACGCACGCTTGGCGGCAACTTACATTTTTCAGTTGCACTCAGAGGATCTAGGTCCAAATCTTCCGATGCCTTCCGGACTCTCTCTACAGCAATATTTGCTATTCCTCTGGGTGGAATGTTTATTATCCTCTCGAAACTCTTTTGGTCCTTGGGATTCAGTATCAGCCGAAGATAAGCGAGTATGTCCATTATTTCTTCTCTTCGATAAAAAGCTTTCCCTTTTTTCACCACATACTGAATTTTTCTCCGATTTAGCGCATCCTCAATTGCTCTTGACTGAAAATTCGCTCTGTAGAAAACTGCAATATCTTTAAATGAGAAACCTCTTGTGTTCGTAAATTCCGAAATCATATTCGCGA
The Candidatus Dadabacteria bacterium DNA segment above includes these coding regions:
- a CDS encoding UvrD-helicase domain-containing protein, which translates into the protein MEEELVKKLDPEQLKAVSHGEGPMLVLAGPGTGKTRVITHRISHLIKNRRIPPQGILAVTFTRKAAEEMKKRVEKLTGEEAKKAWIGTFHSICLRILRRETRSLINYKKDFLILSESEEQKSFIRKCIKKLDFGRRTFNAEDLLPEFDKAESRDEISFETKELKILYDNYKKELAKANFMTFNDLLLLANKLLSENKEILSRYQSRFSYVLVDEYQDANIPQNKFIKLLSDCHKNLFVVGDDDQSIYRWRGVDAKNILNFERDFKCQELISLKCNYRSTETILTIATEIIRENSQRREKNLRTSNPSGDRLVLFFGEDGEEEASFVANMISEFTNTRGFSFKDIAVFYRANFQSRAIEDALNRRKIQYVVKKGKAFYRREEIMDILAYLRLILNPKDQKSFERIINIPPRGIANIAVERVRKASEDLDLDPLSATEKCKLPPSVREKLAKFADIINTLRLEAQKKSASQVINKLLHMTNYLNYLGKQEDRVENVKELLKVANEHGESSTLDFIDSLSLSTDEDNVKAEGEKVSLMTVHAAKGLEFPIVFVVGVNDGRFPDHRSASSPEGLEEERRLFYVAVTRAEKILCISCHSPSVFVNDISSKRAVYIRSGGFADKRFSSSEKIQRREFTVAELACGHGVRHEFFGEGTVKSVQGERIEAVFPDFRGMCIVAVFYSASDFPFLREDVEEEIRDINTESTYTENKNSTALHDCLLVGDAEQVSSLIEKSADVNTRDKDGNTPLHLASLEGTVEIVSLLIDKGARLNAKNKNGDTSIHLASRAAKMEIVSLLVERGADINSKDEDGDTPLHDALSLGNMELASFLIENGANAEVKNNNGQTPLHFNSFEEFSKLANSLVQKEGAK